From one Coffea eugenioides isolate CCC68of chromosome 11, Ceug_1.0, whole genome shotgun sequence genomic stretch:
- the LOC113751204 gene encoding brain acid soluble protein 1 homolog: protein MDFLKKFTDSATPQTKAETTDKSAPASEENSSLLSSAKVVADAARSTVQNEPAEKKHDNAEVAGAAADLLDAAQNYGKLDKTGGVGSYVDKAGNYLHEYETSHSTKPKASEQPKPSSEKEEEPVESAKPTSDEPKAEKLEEEPKATPEKEETKEPVTSEEPKPTAEKEEVEEPASESAPARTTTEEPKKEEEPSESAKPTTDSEEKTGGLGDYAKAAGGFLKKEGESAEGEKGESGGIGQYAKLAEGYLSKPSDSEGSKTDGGDLLKMAGGFLGKN, encoded by the coding sequence ATGgattttttgaagaaatttactgACTCGGCCACCCCCCAAACCAAGGCTGAAACTACTGACAAATCAGCCCCAGCATCCGAAGAAAACAGCAGTCTGCTTTCAAGTGCTAAGGTGGTGGCTGATGCAGCAAGATCCACCGTTCAGAATGAACCTGCAGAGAAAAAACATGATAATGCTGAGGTTGCTGGGGCAGCTGCTGATCTTCTTGATGCTGCCCAAAATTATGGGAAGCTTGACAAGACTGGTGGAGTTGGAAGCTACGTTGACAAAGCTGGGAATTATCTTCATGAATATGAAACTTCTCATTCTACAAAGCCAAAAGCTTCTGAACAACCTAAACCCTCATCTGAGAAAGAAGAAGAGCCGGTTGAATCAGCCAAGCCCACTTCTGACGAGCCTAAGGCTGAGAAACTAGAAGAAGAGCCTAAAGCTACACCTGAGAAAGAAGAAACTAAAGAGCCAGTTACTTCTGAAGAGCCTAAGCCTACAGCTGAGAAAGAAGAAGTTGAAGAGCCGGCTAGTGAATCAGCTCCCGCGCGCACTACTACTGAAGAGCctaaaaaggaagaagagcCGAGTGAGTCAGCAAAGCCCACCACTGATTCAGAGGAGAAGACGGGTGGGTTAGGAGACTATGCTAAGGCTGCTGGGGGATTCTTGAAGAAAGAGGGAGAATCAGCTGAAGGTGAGAAAGGAGAATCTGGAGGGATTGGGCAGTATGCTAAATTGGCTGAGGGATACTTGAGCAAACCATCTGATTCTGAAGGCAGCAAAACTGATGGAGGAGATTTACTGAAGATGGCTGGAGGTTTCTTGGGGAAAAACTGA